In Pseudobdellovibrio exovorus JSS, the genomic stretch GCTTTGTCGTGTAGAAGCGGATGAGTCGTTGGTACCGATCATGGCCATGCGCTGGACCTCATTAAAGAAAGCGCGACAGCACTTTATGAATTTTCCAGGAATGAGTTTGCTTCAACAAGCTGGGGCACCACTGCATCAAAAAGCTCTAGCTGAAATTATTGAAGAAGTAGATCGACAGAACAAAGACATCGTCTACACGGCCTCACTCAGTATTGAACCCTCTGAACGAACTTCGAAAGAGCGCTCGCTATTCTTGCGCGAAATTTTAACGATGATGTTTGTCAGCCAGCAAAAAGCAATGGGGTTTCCTGAGCTTTTTGCCGGAGGCACGTGTCGTTTTAAAATTGAAAAGTGGTTGGATAACTGTGGTTGGAAACCTTTGCAAACGGAAAACGAGGAAAATCTAGGCCCGATACACATACATCATTTAGCCGGAGAACTGGTTCAGGTGATGCATTTGCAGGAATTCAGTTTTTGGGCTTTAGAGATTTCTCGTAAATGGCAACATTTGTGGAATGAAAGATTACTTATTAAAGTTAAACCTCTTTCGACTACAGAAGTTCAACCTGCTGCCTAAAAAATTATTAGTTACACACGGGCATGCATACGAACTTTAGGAAATGTAATCTCTAAAGTGCAGACGGCATCGCCTTGATGGACACAAGACGTCTTTTCGATTTGTGAAGGCGGTAATCCGATATAACGAGTTACGTTGGCAATAGAGCCAACTTTCAAATGACATACATGTGTATTACCTAAGTGAGGCACGCCAGATTCCGCTGCGACATGAGGGTTCGTTACATACTCGACAGTCATTCCTAGGGCCGTTGAGTGTGTGATCGTGTAGATACAGTTTTGTTCAAAAAGTTTCATACAATCATTGAAGAAAAACTCATAGGCATCTAGAGGGCACGATAAATTGGCAAACAACTGTGCTATCACTGAATTTTTATTGCCTTCGTATGTAAAAGCACCCATTGCGAAAAAGTCTTGTTCGCTAAATTGGCGATCATGTAAATAAGCACAAAGATCAGTGATGAATCTCATACTGATGGGCGAGAAAGGATCCTGTAGATCTTTTTCACCGATGCCCAAACTTTTCATGGCGTCTAGGCGGAGTCTCCAACCGACATATTTTTCTAGAAAGTTAACAGAAGTGATTGAAGTTCGTTTTCTTCCGAAAGCGGCTTTGGAATAACTTTCAGGAATTTCTTGATCTGTATTTTGGTGGCGTAAAGCCAGATCTTTAAAATCAATACGTCCTTTTAGCAAAGATAGAGGATCAACATGAAAATGTTCCGAGACATTTTCGACAAGTTTATCTGTGATTTCGGCTTTTCCTAAACGTAGATTTTGATAGTCTTTCGCTGGCATTTTCAAAACTTCATGCCATGTTTCATTGTCAGTATCTGTCGTAAGGCGAATACGCTCTAATGTGTCTAAAAACTTAGAGCTACAGAAAAGGCCATCAAGAGTGAAACCTGCAGTCTGAGACATAGATAGGTTCTCTCATGCTTTAGTAAGAGGGTCAAATTTGAACGCGAATAATATGAGTAGTCCCCCCTGTTAGGGGACATCTTCGTAGATATTTATAAAGAAGTGGATATGATGACAGAGATATTTTCCTTATAAGGAAAATATCTCTGAGTGTTAACTAGTTTCCGTGTTCGTCGACGATGTCGCCGACTAGTTCTTCCAGAATATCTTCTAATGTCACAATTCCTAATGTGGTGTGATCTTCTGTATTACGAACAATCGCCAAGTGGAAACGGCGCTCTTTAAACTGCTTCATCAATTTATCTTCTGGCATGTGTGCTGGAATGAAAAACGGAGGACGCATTTTTTCTTCAAAAGTGGCATTGGCTTCCACATCATGAAAGCGAATATCTTTCATATTCAGAATACCGATCACATCGTTCATGTCCGTGCGACAAACAGGAAAACGAGTGTGGTTTCGACTGAGGATAACTTGTTTGTTTTCTTCAAAACTGCGCGACAAAGAAATATATTGAACCTTTTCAACAGGAATCAAAATATCTTTAGCGAGCTTATCCGAAAAGCTGAAAGCCTGTTGGATGATTTGTGCTTCGCTATCTGAAATCACACCGCCAGTTGTCGAATGTGAAATCACCATGCGTAGCTCATCTTCACTCATCAGATCTTCTTTGCTTTGGCGAAAACCAATGGATTTCAGAATCAGATTGGCTAACGCGGTGAAAGCATCAATCAAAGGTTTAGAAATCAGATAGAAGTAACGAAGTGGTTTAGCTAAAGCCAAAGTGACTTTTTCAGCCCTTTGGATCGCCA encodes the following:
- a CDS encoding hemolysin family protein — encoded protein: MKTFTICVMTAFPIFTKLTNFGSALDQALTQPRMYMDPDPSSQSLLVTFIFIFFAIVLVFLNAFFVAAEFAIVKVRKTRLEELANNGNKTASLALSVVNKLDEYLSVCQLGITLVSLGLGWIGEQSFYTLLKIMFPNPPFRVELFHIIATGISFFIISMLHVVLGELVPKSMAIQRAEKVTLALAKPLRYFYLISKPLIDAFTALANLILKSIGFRQSKEDLMSEDELRMVISHSTTGGVISDSEAQIIQQAFSFSDKLAKDILIPVEKVQYISLSRSFEENKQVILSRNHTRFPVCRTDMNDVIGILNMKDIRFHDVEANATFEEKMRPPFFIPAHMPEDKLMKQFKERRFHLAIVRNTEDHTTLGIVTLEDILEELVGDIVDEHGN